From the Fulvia fulva chromosome 2, complete sequence genome, one window contains:
- a CDS encoding Norsolorinic acid reductase A, with protein MSLFPPAKKPASLLGYHRILSPTAGVRVSPLCLGAMNFGDAWKNFLGECGKENSFAMLDFFYENGGNFIDTANNYQAEESEAWIGEWMKKRNNRDEMIIATKFTTGFRGHGDEQIKSNFQGNHAKSIRVSVERSLKKLQTEYIDLLYLHWWDYSTSIPELMNSLHALVQSGKVIYLGISDTPAWVVVKCNDYARFHGLTQFSVYQGHWSCAFRDFERDILPMVEAEGMALAPWGSLGRGQLKPADEYNDPNRDGRKMGPQNEKYARIANKLDEIAKTKNTRITSIALAYVMHKAPYVFPIVGGRKVEHLKGNIEALGIKLTQEEIDEIEDTEPFDVGFPQSFLFPGKPYRTRYTTQDMPLVITNTALEAQPKPAPIAPRQGEESLTLT; from the exons ATGTCGCTCTTCCCACCAGCCAAGAAGCCAGCTTCACTGCTAGGATACCACCGTATACTCTCGCCAACTGCTGGCGTTCGAGTCTCGCCACTATGCTTGGGCGCCATGAACTTCGGCGATGCCTGGAAGAACTTCCTGGGCGAGTGCGGCAAGGAGAACAGCTTCGCGATGCTTGACTTCTTCTACGAGAATGGCGGCAACTTCATC GACACTGCCAACAACTACCAGGCCGAGGAAAGCGAGGCCTGGATCGGCGAATGGATGAAGAAGCGCAACAACCGCGATGAGATGATCATCGCCACAAAGTTCACCACCGGCTTCCGCGGCCATGGCGATGAGCAGATCAAGTCGAACTTCCAGGGAAACCACGCCAAGAGCATCAGAGTCTCTGTCGAGCGCAGTCTCAAGAAGCTGCAGACTGAGTACATTGACTTGCTGTACCTCCACTGGTGGGACTACTCCACAAGCATCCCAGAGCTGATGAACAGTCTACACGCCTTGGTCCAGAGCGGCAAGGTAATCTACCTGGGCATCTCCGACACTCCAGCCTGGGTTGTCGTCAAGTGCAATGACTATGCTCGCTTTCATGGCTTGACACAATTCAGCGTCTACCAGGGTCACTGGAGCTGTGCTTTCCGCGACTTTGAGCGTGACATCTTGCCGATGGTCGAGGCCGAAGGCATGGCCCTGGCTCCTTGGGGCTCCCTTGGCAGAGGACAACTCAAGCCTGCCGATGAGTACAACGACCCAAACCGCGATGGACGAAAGATGGGTCCTCAGAACGAAAAGTACGCTCGCATCGCTAACAAGCTTGACGAGATCGCCAAGACGAAGAACACCCGGATCACCAGCATTGCTCTTGCATACGTGATGCACAAAGCTCCT TATGTCTTCCCCATCGTCGGCGGAAGGAAGGTCGAGCACCTAAAGGGCAACATCGAAGCACTCGGCATCAAACTCACACAAGAAGAGATCGATGAGATTGAGGACACTGAGCCCTTTGATGTGGGCTTCCCTCAGAGCTTCCTTTTCCCTGGCAAGCCGTACAGGACACGCTATACGACGCAGGATATGCCATTGGTCATTACCAACACGGCGCTGGAGGCGCAGCCAAAGCCAGCT CCAATTGCGCCACGCCAAGGCGAGGAGTCTCTTACTTTGACTTAG